A part of Gordonia westfalica genomic DNA contains:
- a CDS encoding tyrosine-type recombinase/integrase, with protein sequence MKDGKIGNNPCERMDRPQARSEERVPLTVEQARAVLLHVASRDATDAARWSLALLTGARQAEALGLTWDRVDLGVGVIDISWQLARLKLKKGPRPQGDVYPREAFDVPDTFTFTPVHWTACLVPTKTSGSRRLVPLLPPVVAALTELWEQKGNPSQGLVFTRDDGAAIQPATTPSLGSSCVYKPR encoded by the coding sequence GTGAAAGACGGGAAGATCGGCAACAACCCGTGCGAGCGTATGGACCGCCCCCAGGCCCGCTCCGAGGAGCGCGTTCCCCTCACTGTGGAGCAGGCACGGGCAGTGCTTCTGCATGTGGCGTCACGTGACGCAACAGACGCAGCCCGCTGGTCATTGGCCCTACTGACCGGTGCCCGCCAAGCCGAAGCTTTGGGCCTCACCTGGGATCGTGTCGACCTCGGTGTGGGTGTCATTGACATCTCGTGGCAGTTGGCCCGGTTGAAGTTGAAGAAAGGCCCTCGCCCGCAAGGTGACGTGTATCCGCGGGAAGCGTTCGACGTCCCCGACACCTTCACCTTCACCCCGGTGCACTGGACGGCGTGCCTGGTGCCCACGAAGACGTCGGGGTCGCGTCGGCTGGTGCCCTTGCTGCCGCCCGTGGTTGCTGCGCTCACCGAATTGTGGGAGCAGAAGGGCAACCCGTCGCAGGGGTTGGTGTTCACCCGGGACGATGGGGCGGCCATCCAGCCCGCGACGACACCCTCGCTTGGAAGCAGCTGTGTGTACAAGCCGCGGTAG